The following DNA comes from Agromyces mangrovi.
GGAGCTCGCGGTGCGCCACCGCGACCGCGGCGTCATCGGCTTCGACATCGCCGGTGCGGAGGCGGGCTTCCCCGCCGGGCGCCACCGCACGGCCTTCGACTACCTGGCCGGGCAGTTCTTCCCCGTGACCGTGCACGCGGGCGAGGCCGACGGACTCGAGTCGATCCGCGGGGCGCTCGTCGACGGCCGCGCCCTGCGCCTCGGGCACGGCGTTCGCCTGGCCGAGGACGTCACGATCGAGCGCCAGGACGACGAGAACACCTACGTCACCCTCGGCCGCCTCGCCCAGTGGGTGCGCGACCGCGAGATCCCGCTCGAGACGAGCCCGTCGTCGAACATCCAGACGGGTGCGATCGCCGCGTGGGGCGACGAACTCGTCGACCACCCGTTCGACCTCCTCTACCAGCTCGGGTTCCGGGTCACCGTGAACACCGACAACCGCCTCATGAGCGCGACGACCCTCACCCGGGAACTCGCGATCCTCGCCGACGCGTTCGGCTACGACCTCGCCGACCTCGAGACCTTCCAGCTGCACGCCGCAGCGGGCGCGTTCCTGCCGGTCGACGAGCGCGAGGCACTCGCCGAGCGCATCGTCGCCGG
Coding sequences within:
- a CDS encoding adenosine deaminase — its product is MNTTSAEYRLEGVGVDIRTLPKVSLHDHLDGGLRPQTIIELADDIELELPTTDAAALGEWFAAQANSGSLVEYLKTFDVTTAVMQTRDGLTRVAREFVEDLAADGVVHGEIRWAPEQHLARGLTLDQAVEAVQEGIDEGVDAVARAGHDLTIGQLVTAMRHADRALEIAELAVRHRDRGVIGFDIAGAEAGFPAGRHRTAFDYLAGQFFPVTVHAGEADGLESIRGALVDGRALRLGHGVRLAEDVTIERQDDENTYVTLGRLAQWVRDREIPLETSPSSNIQTGAIAAWGDELVDHPFDLLYQLGFRVTVNTDNRLMSATTLTRELAILADAFGYDLADLETFQLHAAAGAFLPVDEREALAERIVAGFAA